The following are encoded in a window of Paramormyrops kingsleyae isolate MSU_618 chromosome 12, PKINGS_0.4, whole genome shotgun sequence genomic DNA:
- the LOC111856485 gene encoding E3 ubiquitin-protein ligase DDB_G0292642-like isoform X2 produces the protein MTTQQELKRYNPWDRTLKFVNRRDDITLDDDPETLRAEMSCGHAVSPESLTAWCQSLLDKDQYKFTCPALKDGGNQKCGKEWPYVEVRKMAVLTDSEQRHFEETMAALAAANFHDYKSCPKCQSSVEREDLTNLNVHCTVCTAEKGRTYEFCWQCLRQWKGPGPRSNRCNNKGCTNKDLDLLKKCSMTILPEVENVQCPSTRACPTCGVLIEHDKSGCKNIICWRCQKEFCFVCLKLTAECLETSSHYTPCSDGVAPRQTSMPTWKRN, from the exons ATGACGACCCAGCAGGAGCTGAAGCGTTATAATCCCTGGGACAGAACCTTAAAGTTTGTGAATAGGAGGGATGACATCA CCCTGGATGACGACCCAGAGACCCTGAGGGCGGAAATGTCCTGTGGACACGCTGTCAGCCCAGAGTCTCTGACTGCTTGGTGTCAAAGTCTCCTTGATAAG GATCAGTACAAGTTCACATGTCCGGCTCTGAAGGATGGAGGGAATCAGAAGTGTGGGAAGGAGTGGCCCTACGTGGAAGTTCGGAAAATGGCAGTGCTGACAGACAGCGAGCAGAGACATTTTGAGGAGACTATGGCAGCTCTGGCTGCTGCAAATTTCCATGACTATAAATCG TGTCCCAAATGCCAGTCGTCTGTGGAACGGGAAGACTTGACCAATCTGAATGTACACTGCACGGTCTGCACTGCTGAGAAGGGCCGAACCTATGAATTCTGCTGGCAGTGCCTAAGGCAGTGGAAAGGGCCTGGGCCACGGTCCAACCGCTGCAACAACAAAGGCTGTACCAACAAGGATCTGGACCTGCTGAAGAAATGCTCCATGACTATTCTGCCAGAGGTGGAGAACGTGCAGTGCCCCTCCACACGCGCCTGTCCCACCTGTGGCGTACTGATCGAGCATGACAAGAGTGGCTGCAAGAACATAATCTGCTGGAGGTGTCAGAAGGAGTTCTGCTTCGTCTGTCTGAAGCTCACCGCTGAGTGTCTGGAGACCAGCAGTCACTATACACCCTGCTCTGATGGTGTCGCCCCCAGGCAGACATCAATGCCTACCTGGAAAAGAAATTAG